The sequence ccagagggaaCAGTGGGAATGGGATGCTCATCAaagaaaccttcctaaggccaccttcttgtttatatgccatctaacctgATGGTCACGTGAGCTCCACCTGGACGACAAGACATCTAAAAAATGaacctgatctaaaactcaggtgggccacactgggttgatttagaggttttaagtagaggattttacattgttcccttgGGTTTGCCAACCCgaattttggatgaagctgatttttgtttttgtataGTGAATGTGGGTTGGAAAACAGATATGTACAGAGGGATTTCACACAtactacggtgggtcccacagatgtcAGATGTTCTTCCTACAACAGGTATGGAGAGGATTCTGATCCCACTTGAAGCCAGTTGTTTTGAAAGAGGGGGAAGACAAACCAATGGTCTATTTCATGTAGAGTAAGCCATGGGGATGGTGAGCCAAAACCATAGCCATTGGATTGGTGTCCACCCGGGCCAACCCATTTACTCAATAGGTCTTATACTCTGGCCCAAACCCATCTAATAAGCAGGTAGGCCTAGTTAGACTGGGTGGACACGACCCGTCGTGGGCCCACACATGATGGGCCATCTGGGCGTATGTTTTGTGCAAGGCAAGCAATGGTTCTAATTAATTATCCGGCCATCCGGTAAAACCTAATTGTTGCGTTATGGCTGGAGCgaatctctaaaatcacactgatcgagCAATCCTAACCGCCCATGGCTAATTGGCAATCAaatggatggaaaagaaacattttGAGTGGTCCAAAATAGGCGTATCAGATAAATGATACAATTTTCCCGGTGCAGTTTTTAGTTATGATCCATACGCTATTGTGTCAgcgatttggacagtctggattgccatacaacCATGTGTACGGTTGAGTCTCCAGCATCTCTCAAATTCCATAAAACTGGCATGTGATACACTTACATCTTCATTGCATACATGGCACGTGTGCTGTAGATGGGCCATGCTGTAATAGTTCCATTAAGGGTATTGTCCTTAACATGGACTGTTCTGATTATTGGACCGCTCAGCACGTGGGCCCCAATGGGCAGCAACAATCCTTTACGGTGTTTTGACAGTGCCAAACAAGCTCTTCTAATAGAGTTGTGTCTTCACCCATGAATGTTCATGGAGAGCTCGTGGAAGGGGTTGACACACGTATGAGAGATCCCAACATGCagcacacgtgtgagagatccatgccattcatcaagtACACAATGTGAACATGCTATCgagtaaacaaaaaaaaaagtggtccAGTCATCAAGTCAAACTTGCAATAACCCCATGTTTTATTTAGGCTTGGATTTTACACATttatattatgtatattaatTGCAACTCTCATGCATGTGTTTTTGCATTTAAAGCCACATTGATGTAACTTACACGAGGATTTGCATATAGAGCCACGTTGaaggaactttcatgagatcctcCGTGAACCTATCCATAAGTTTTGTGTAGTGTTTGGTGTTTATTTCTGTCATTGAATCCATTCATCTATGTGTTTCGTAGGAAagaaagaattacccaaaaatcacaatattCCAAAATTCAAGTAGCCGATTATACCACAGcaaatttagaggtttttgggtACGATattatttggtggcccacctaagcatttaatcattctgatttttgaaattaaGAATAAACAAGGGATGATACACCCATATTGGTACCTCCTACAAGAGGGAAGCGTTTATCCTGCATTTATAATTGGACTTGGGTTAGATCAGGTTGAGAATTTTTAACCCAAACCATACCCAACACTACCCAAAGTCGGTGGTCCATAGAACatgtgacgtcaacacaccaggaAGGTCACTGTCATCAGTCCACATCTCTTTACTTGACTGGACCCATCTCTATCATCAGCTTACCATCATATCAAATCCAACCATCTTGTATCTGTACTGATGTGGTACAGGCAGCAGGCGACAGCATCCACCGAGGCCTGCTGATGGTGTTGCTAGCTCTACAAGGGGCAGATTTGGTGAGCTGCCTCACCAATTATGGTAAGGATCTGACCATTGGCCTCATCTCTGACAACACCATCTGTCTCAATCAAATCACCCATCACAGCGTGGGACAGCCGAGGCATgcacaatgtgggccccaccacaaagaTGACCTGGCACAGTAAAAAAAAAGGGGCTCATCTCAAAAATCACCTTGGCAGCTTACCAGCGTTATCGACGGCTCACATGTTCTGTGGGCCCAGCCGATCTGAATGTAACAATGTAAcggatagagctgtacacgagctgaCTTAGCTTGGCAACTTGCTTGGCTAGCTCGAAAAAACCCAACTTTACTCGGATCCCAACTctgttcgaaccgagttgagtcaTATTTTGAGAGCTTGGAACATTTTGAGTCAAGTCTGAGTTGAACCTAGCTCGAATCGGCTCGACTCGATTGAACTCAACTCAGATCGAGTTTAAGTGAGTATATAagggtttaaaaaaataaaccctCTACGCCCGACCCTACGCATTTCGGCCAACAACAATCGTAAGTCCATTTCTCCTTCTAAATTGCCCAAATCACCTAAATTAGTCGTTTGTTTGCCCAATACTCTTGGACGATCTCCTCTCTCGGTGATATTCCTCCTTCCAACGTCTGTCTGGACGATCTCCTCTCCCAAACAAAGTCTACTCTTGGACGATCTCCTCTCCTGACGATATTTCTCTCCCAAAGTGAGTCATCTCCTctactctctccattttttccagTAGTGTCCATCCAAGCAGCGAAACCCATcgaaaacttagcttgaactcggctcgaattggatCGAGTTGTTGGCCAACCCGAGCACGAGCTGCTGTTCCAAGCTCAAAGGTCGAGCCGAGCAAGAGCTGGGCAAAGCTAGGCTCAGCTCGACTCATGCACACCACGCGGAGCAAGAGCTGGGCAAAGTTAGGCTCAGCTCGACTCATGCACaccatggaagcagattggctagtgtaccctacactagctatatagctactatatCTGTGGGttaaatcatgaggtatgtgttaaattcaaaccgtccatcaattaggtgagctcatcttaaggattgagccgaaaaataagacatatctaaagatcaattggaccacactaccaaaaacagtgggggattgaacgtctaccattgaaactcttttaggggtcacggaagcttcagatcaatatgaaatttgtttttcatcttcattcatgtctttttaaccttattaaaagattggatggaaaataaatgttacgtgGGCCAtacgaaaattttaacggtgaaaatcatcatcccgctgctatttttggtgtggtctatttgaaccttagatatgattcaattttttttcctcgtgctctaaaatcatctcgaaaaatggatgaacggtatggatataataaatacatcatttaggggcccatgtaactttgatctcatttgaaccgttcgtacaactcggagctcaaggcgctggtcttcgcacgacacgtatctacagcagctatatagatggtgtgtgatacaccagccaatccgcttcccaatgtAACAGTGTAACCAACTAGGCCCCACCCACGTACTCTCACTAAACAGGACTACAAAACACTCAAGGATGACTCATGGATGCCGGCCAataagtgggccatcaatccctTTTTTGATTGCTTTCCTTCAGAGAATATAAAAGCTATCCATATAGAAAAACGAGACCATATTTACTCACATTTCCAAATCACGCATTTCCCCCCTTTTCCATCCCCCACCATTCATTCCTTTTTTGTAATCTAATCACAAGAGAAAAACGAGAGCTAAAACACTTGGGGAGCTTTCCCCCAAGAACTGCAAGCTGCCATTCTAGAATGACAGATTTGCTTGGGCCCCACTGATCCTCCAGCCATCCGACATGGCCCACTGGTGGTGGGCCCACTTCAATAacagcacacacacacacacacattccatGGCCTATTCCCATGCATAAGCAACTGGGCTTTTCACCTGATACTGCTCATTGCTCCAAACGATCCACCCAAAAGCCTCAACCAGATTCGCGCCCTTCTTCGACACGAACATGACGCTGTATCTCAGCTTATCGCCCACCCGCTTGAACACGAGCTCTGTGGGCTTCACCATCACCCGTACGTTGGCTGGGCCGCCAACGGTCACATTGTATCTGGACCCTGCAGGCCCCACATTTGTTACTTCCCTACTGTATTTCACAACCCTCCGCTTCTTGCTGAAGAGGATAGAGAAGGACGGGTAGTTGAGGTTGCCGGGGTTTGATAACCGCCTCGAACAGGTGAGGTTGGGTTGCATGGCGATGGCCCGGACGTGATCGACGGTGTAGTTTAAGGAGCAGAGGAATGCAATGTAGTCGTCGGTGGTGATGTCGTAGACAAGGCCCGGCGAGAGGGCCTTTTGGGGGTCGACGTGGCCGGCTCCATGGGCAAATGGAGTGGAGATTGCACCGCCGGCGGCGTCACGGAGCGGAGACAAGGTGTTGTCGTGGGTGTAGGCGGTGGTCATGAGCGCCGACTTGACTGCGCTCGCACTCCAGTCGGGGTGGGCCGCCTTGAGCAGCGCTGCAACGCCGCTGATGTGCGGACATGACATGGAAGTGCCTGCCAATGCAAAATTCAAAATCAATCAGCATGTGAtctgtaatgggccttttgtggGCCTCAACCATAGCCCAGCACCAAGCCCATACGCAGACTGTccgttggtgggtcccaccataaatgGGCCATGGTGAATAAAAAAGGCAACTGATTGGCCATTGAATGTGGAGGATTGCAAATCAATCAGCATGCAATCTGTAATGGGCCTTACCATCGCCCAGCTCCAAGCCCATAAGCAGACTGTccgttggtgggtcccaccataaatgGGCCATGGTGAATAAATCCTATCTGATCAGTACAGTCCTagccattgaatgtggaccatggcTTGATTTTGAAGCCGATCGGATGGGTAGCAACACTATTCAAATCGCCTTAACATTATCCAACGGTACAAGTTTTTCATCCGCGGCCCACCTAGCATCACTGAGGTACCCAGTTTTTGTTTTATCTCAGCCGTTGATGGTCCTGGGCCCACTCAATAGATGCAAATAGATGCATGTCAGTTCAAACTAGTTTGGTATCATGGCCCCCCATCCAATCCCCACGGCTAGATGGACATGGGCCCACTAGAATCATACAATGGCCCATCATCTCACTGGGCCCCATCAATCCAACAGATGGAAGTAATCATCACGGCGCATACACCCATCCACGACGATGCCAGCCAGATGAACGGCACCGATcacccaaatgggccccaccaaaccaGGTGCGCAGTGCGCATACCCCAAccgtaaaaaataataattaaaaaaagaagaataaaagctCACCAGACATGATATTGAACTTGGTTTTCCTTGTATCCTTCTCCAgcccggtgggccccaccgactcgGACCACCCGGCCAGGATATTCACCCCCGGTCCGATCAGATCCGGTTTGAGAATCTCCGGCGTTACCCGGTTCGGCCCTCTGGAACTAAACGCCGCCACCACCGGTGACGGCTTCACGTTCAGGACTGTCCCTCCAAAGCTCAGCACAGCCGTTGGATTCCGATCCGACCGCACGTATTCCCTGATCAGATCCCCTATCTTACGGCCCACCGCAACAGCCGGCAACAGATGGCTGTCCGCCACCAGCTCCTCCCCATTCGCAGCCGTGTTGGCCAGGATCATCCCAACTCCCCCTGCCTCGCGGACTACCAAACCCTTCTCCACACGTGCGTTCACGCCCCTGTCGCAGAAAACCACCTTCCCACGTACGAGATTCGGGTCGAGCGTGCCGGGCAGGCAGAGATTGGTCGAGACGTTAGCCTGCGCACCCCGGTTAACGTTATACACAACCGGGACCACCTTGCCCCCCATCCCTTCCCCGCTGTATAACGATACTCCTGCGTAGCGCTTCCCATTGCTGAGGCTAACGTACGCCGGGAAGTCACGGTCCAGTGTCCCGGCACCGACGGTCAGGATCCACGGCGCGACGTTGGCCAGCGAGGATCGTGTGGGCCCGCTGTTCCCGGCCGAGCAGGAAACGACGATCCCGCGCTGGATTGCGGAGAACGCGCCGATCGCGATCACGTCGCGATAGTACGGAGCCGAACCGCCGCCGAGTGACAGCGAGAGGACGTCGACGCCGTCGGAAATCGCGGCGTCCATACCGGCCAGGATGTCCGACGAGAAGCATCCAGTCAACCAGCAGACCTTGTACGCTGCGACCCGGGCCCGCGGCGCCATCCCTCGGGCCGTTCCCGGCGCGTACCCGAGCAGGCTAGCGTTCGCCGCCGGCACGCCGGCTGCCGTCGACGCCGTGTGCGTCCCGTGCCCGTCCCGGTCCCTCGCCGACGCCGCCTCCTTCGCTTTCTCCCCTCGATACTCCATTGCCATCCGGTAGCCCTTGGAGAAGCTCCTAGCCCCGATCAGCTTCCGATTGCAATCCGACGGCTTGATATCGACTGCCGCCTCGCAGGTCCCGCGCCACCGCGAGGGTATTTCCGGCATTTCGGAATCTTGAAAGCTAGGGCTTTCAGGCCAAACGCCAGTGTCAAGAACGCCAATGACGACATCCTGAGAGGCCTGATCGATGTGGGCCTCACTTCTCCGGGCCATCTCGGCATCATCCAGGCCAAGGAAGAAGGGCGTACGGGTCGTATGTAGATCGTAGACCGTATCCGTATAAATACCGAGTACGGACGGGGAGAGGCGGAGGGCTTGGGCTTGGGAAGGAGAAAGGAAGGCGGAGAAGCCAGGGAAGGAGGAGTGGTAGGTGTAGAGCAATGCACCACCGGCGTCGATTGAGAGGGATTGGAGTTGAGCGGCGTACCAGTGCGCATGGGTGGCGTAGGATAAGGGCTTGTGGTTTCTGTTCATGTGGATGATGTAGGTCTGGTTCTCGCCGAGGATGGAAGTGGGAAGGACGAGGACGAGGAGGAGAGACCACAGGATGGAAATGGCCATGGTCTCTCTGCGAGCGAGGGAGACGGAGGGAGAAAGTGGGAGGGAGTGAGGACCATTGTCGGGTTTATATAAAAGAGTTCTTATAAAATGAACTTGACGTTGTGATTTATTACTGAAATGCCACTGGTGTGCTTCGTTCCTTGCAGGGGGAGTGTTAGAACGCGGATTCGGTGAGGCTgtgatcgtggcccaccttgaggtatgtgttgtatatccacgccgtccatccgttttttcagatcattttagggaaagatccaaaaatgaagtagatcaaaatctcatgtagaccacaccaaaggaaaccatggtgattgaacgctcacgatagacggctaggataaaacacatacaccgcggtgggcccacaaagcccaCCGagtccggaaacggattggcaactccccCGCCATAGACAGGTGGcaatggtcggtgctatgtgggcccaccatgatgtatgtcttttatcacgcggtttatccatttttaaagattaatttAGGGCTTGATAAAAAAATGGGAGGGACATAAATCTCCtgtggatcacatcacaggaaaacagtagtgattggatatccaccattaaaatcatcccaaggtctttattttacatccaatccaatccgttgattaggtcatacggacttATATGGAGGGAAAAAATAAAGACCAGCTTGGCCTATAACTTTTATGACccctaacaagtttttaatggttgatgcaatcaacactgtttcttgtaacgtggtccacttgagattgggatatatctcatttttgagatcatacataaaattatctagaacaataaatggatggaatggataaaacacgtacatcatggtggggcccacagatcatcaACCAGTGTGAGGAGAGTAGCCAAACCGTTTCCCCTGACTCCGTCCAGCAGGGGCAAGACGCAGTCCGCGTCCGTAGTGTCATGTGTGTAATTATTGCAAACATTGAGGGCGTCTCCATCTCTTCATCCACAACTGTCGAAGAGGGAAACCGTGCGGTTTGTTGGATAATTCGTCTTGTAATGCGAGTCCCCGCTATCAGCTCCCTTCTCTTCTGTTGCACTGACAAGAAATGCTACACGAACGCGATCCAATCACACCGACCCCACACGTACCAACTTCTTACACCCATGAGATATCCGAACCGTTCATCGAGTGGGCACTTCATTAATATACCATCGTCCAAAAAATTCCTTCTATTTCATCAGAATAACAATACACGAATGCCCAATATCTATAAATCAGTTATCTATCGAacaatcagcctcatccaaaacaGTGGGGCTCATCATTCCAACGGATCAGATCTTCTCCTAGACATGAAAAATCAATCATTCTATAGCGCTTGGATTTGGGGCGTGTAGATCAGCATTTCAAAATTACAGTCCAACCGAGCGAGTGCTTGGTGCGCCGCAACGGTTAGATATCGTGCTCTCCTGCGTTCACATGGGTCATGCGCGTTGCAACCAGGAAATGAAACAGTAGAGTCGGTAGAACTGAAATACAGTAGAGATCCCTACTCCTTGTACACGTGGCAACTCGAAATATTATCCATAACCGTCCAATTAGCTATCCTCAACATGACATAAGATATTGGCATTTAACGGTCGTTATTTATTTCCTCATAAGTAAAAAAATATGATGAATATCACTAATCCATGATAGGATCTACTAAATGGACGGTCTTGATTAGTTTTTACCTGATTACATGTGTCTAATTGAAGGAAATTTGTACAAAGTTTCGGTGCTCGAGTGTCTACCATATCAGAGGCGACCACACACCACGCTGCACAAGAAGCGCAGATTGTGGCGCCACTAAAGGAAACACACCACAACTGAAATAATGCACGCATCGCACGCCGACTCAGCCCTTTTACGCTTTCTGCACTTTTTGACCAGAGGGTCAAAGAAGCGTTTTGGTACAACTGAGGTGCACCTGATCTTGTGATACACAGGACGTTGGAGTGTGTATATGATGATCTTGGCCGTTGGATTATGTGTATGATGATCTCTACGTGAAATGAATGTTCTTCTTTAACTGACTTTCGATCCTTAAAAATTAGCGTGGCTTCAGTGGATCCTGACTATGGGGCCATCTTAAtgtgtgtgttttacatccaagccgtccatccgtttctccagcttagtttaggcatgagcccaaaaatggggcgGATAcaaataggggtgtacatgagttgaatcgagtcgagcttgacacaACTCAACTTGGCTAAACCACTAGCTGACTCGAGCTCgaattaggcccagcttgatgctcaagcttgactggctagcCTGGGTTGGCTCGGTTGGCAACTCGCCCAGTTTGAGCCCAATTTGAGCTAAAATTGAGCCTATGCGGCATTttttcaaacacatggagtgcacctttaaTTTCTCATAAAATGTGAAGCAGCATGATCAGTTTACATGTATTTAATCAAACACTCGgcaggcaacataaaaatcaagatacaatgatatttgtttcatatccataccttctacacttggttgagtcatttcatcacacattttttaaaaaaaaattaataaatttatttatttatttacacacacaccccacacactcatgccggtggaatttcaccacctatgggtactcaaacccttgaccgggtgttcaAAGTCTTGAGAGTCTACCTTGcacaagagtaaggaccccatttCATAGACACTTGttgaacaacatcaatatcaatagAACCCAGTTACTAAATTAGTTTGATCTGTGTTCaatttgagttgagtcaagcttgggcaagctcgaactcagcgtGAAATTTTATTGATTCGGCTCGAGCTCGGCTTGGgccaagttgaatcgagctttttcaagttgagtcgagatAGCTAACGGAGCTAACTCGTTTTGTGCACACCTGTGGatccaaatcttagttggacAACACCTTGGGAAACCGGGGTGATTGAATGCCATAAACTACCAGGGccatcatccaatctattgataaggttacaGAGACAAATGAAGGGACctacatatatcagcttgatccaaaacttttgtcaccccgTGAAGTTTATAATagcaatcaccacttttttttttttttttcctgtgatgtggtccacgtgagatttggataagCTGAACTTTTAAGTTCGTTCGTTAAAATGATATGGCTAAACGAATGGACAGCACAGATGTAAGATAGATGCATCAAGTTGGGACCCACAGTTAACGAATCCACCCACCTCGGTCGACCCTGGATCTACCGAAGCCGCGCCCTTCGAAAATGACTGCAAAAGTTGGAAGCGGAGACGCAAAAGAAACCTACGGTTAACAATTCAGTTTTTATAAAACAGCTATATCCATGCGCGCATGCAGTTGTCTCGGTGAGGTTGCGTTGGTTCAGTTCAATCTATTAATATTccaaacttttttttattttttgagacaTTGAAGTTCTGAATTAATCTCATGGGTTATATATGAAAAAAGTTAGAAAACTAAGTATTTTAGGATTTTTTGGGGTAAAAAATGCACCTTAGTAGGTTTGAAATGAACTGAAGAAGCTTGTATGTGATTAGTTCCCGAGAAGTCCTAAGAATAGAACAATTTACTGTATTATTGGGAGCTTTACTTGGATGCGACCCTGTACAAATGACTTAAGTGAGACCCtaactgtagggcccactttgatgtattcataatatatccatgctgtccatttgtttttctagtttattttaaaacatatcCCTAAAAACAAAGCAAATACAAATTTAAGATagatcacattataggaaacaatggtcattggacgcccaccattaaaaacttcatagcatCCATTGTAATACTTATTAACCATATAACCTATTGACAGGGTCAAACAAACTTGGATAAaaggaatacacacacacacacacacacacacacacggaaacgctcacctgcgaaccagttcgtacgtattacgtacgaacttttttgagaacccatcctacgtgatgtggatccaaaatctgaaccgttcatgtgaagcagcacctcgtgaaaccccccagccccaagttttactttgatctaaaactttgatggcccatgaaaactgaaaacattttcctcccttgatttgcatttctctttgctatggcccaacagaattttagatcagggtgaaaatttgtcacatgaggtttcatggaattctgcatcacatggaccgttcagattagacacccatgacacgcgtgcaaaggtgcgcacgtgcaaaggtgcgcaggggagcatgactctctctctctctctctctctctctctctctatatatatatatatatatatatatatatatatatatcagcttggtcgaaaacttttgtggcctacaaaaggtttttaatggccaataacCATTGTTTATTGTGGTGTGAGTGATCCACCtcaaatttgtatctgctttTGTTTTGGAACCATGGCCTAAACTAAGCTaggaaaatagatgaatggcttggatatacaGTAGATACATGGAAGTGGGCTTCTGCCATTAAGGTCTCACCCAGATTGCTAGTTCAGAGTCGCAGCCAAGTCGTGCTCATGCTCGAGGCCTTGGGATGGTCAGGATTTcgataaaagtgattctttaaaatAATAGAGAATCCACTATCATCTTAATAAATAGAAATCTTGC is a genomic window of Magnolia sinica isolate HGM2019 chromosome 15, MsV1, whole genome shotgun sequence containing:
- the LOC131227028 gene encoding subtilisin-like protease SBT1.8, yielding MAISILWSLLLVLVLPTSILGENQTYIIHMNRNHKPLSYATHAHWYAAQLQSLSIDAGGALLYTYHSSFPGFSAFLSPSQAQALRLSPSVLGIYTDTVYDLHTTRTPFFLGLDDAEMARRSEAHIDQASQDVVIGVLDTGVWPESPSFQDSEMPEIPSRWRGTCEAAVDIKPSDCNRKLIGARSFSKGYRMAMEYRGEKAKEAASARDRDGHGTHTASTAAGVPAANASLLGYAPGTARGMAPRARVAAYKVCWLTGCFSSDILAGMDAAISDGVDVLSLSLGGGSAPYYRDVIAIGAFSAIQRGIVVSCSAGNSGPTRSSLANVAPWILTVGAGTLDRDFPAYVSLSNGKRYAGVSLYSGEGMGGKVVPVVYNVNRGAQANVSTNLCLPGTLDPNLVRGKVVFCDRGVNARVEKGLVVREAGGVGMILANTAANGEELVADSHLLPAVAVGRKIGDLIREYVRSDRNPTAVLSFGGTVLNVKPSPVVAAFSSRGPNRVTPEILKPDLIGPGVNILAGWSESVGPTGLEKDTRKTKFNIMSGTSMSCPHISGVAALLKAAHPDWSASAVKSALMTTAYTHDNTLSPLRDAAGGAISTPFAHGAGHVDPQKALSPGLVYDITTDDYIAFLCSLNYTVDHVRAIAMQPNLTCSRRLSNPGNLNYPSFSILFSKKRRVVKYSREVTNVGPAGSRYNVTVGGPANVRVMVKPTELVFKRVGDKLRYSVMFVSKKGANLVEAFGWIVWSNEQYQVKSPVAYAWE